A genomic segment from Myxococcales bacterium encodes:
- a CDS encoding sigma-70 family RNA polymerase sigma factor — protein MSDDDLLDRWRAGDAEAGEQLFAAHFEGLRRFFTNKTNEPDELVQATFLACVRAVEHFRKQSSFRTYLFAIARNTLLHHLRVVRRDQRLDPEHSSIAELITTPGSNLARRQDRLQILAALRQLSVEQQTLLELHYWEELDAADLAEVFQAEVGTIRVRLHRARAALRAVLEAMPARSLADAALGPVEAGLRLVSPASATDG, from the coding sequence ATGAGCGACGACGATCTGCTCGATCGCTGGCGGGCCGGTGACGCCGAGGCCGGCGAGCAGCTGTTCGCGGCCCACTTCGAGGGCCTGCGCCGGTTCTTCACGAACAAGACCAACGAGCCCGACGAGCTGGTCCAGGCGACGTTCCTCGCGTGCGTGCGCGCGGTCGAGCACTTCCGCAAGCAGTCGAGCTTCCGGACCTACCTGTTCGCGATCGCGCGCAACACCCTCTTGCACCACCTGCGCGTCGTCCGGCGCGATCAGCGCCTCGATCCCGAGCACTCGTCGATCGCCGAGCTGATCACGACGCCCGGGTCGAACCTGGCGCGACGCCAGGATCGGCTCCAGATCCTGGCGGCGCTGCGCCAGCTGTCGGTCGAGCAGCAGACGCTGCTCGAGCTGCACTACTGGGAGGAGCTCGACGCCGCCGACCTGGCCGAGGTCTTCCAGGCCGAGGTCGGCACGATCCGGGTCCGCCTGCACCGGGCGCGCGCCGCCCTGCGCGCGGTGCTCGAGGCGATGCCGGCGAGGAGCCTCGCCGACGCGGCGCTCGGCCCGGTCGAGGCCGGCCTCCGCCTGGTGTCGCCCGCGTCGGCCACCGACGGCTGA
- a CDS encoding sigma-70 family RNA polymerase sigma factor: MDPDLALLLRWRDGDGAAGEALFARHLPSLARFFTTKCPADADDLVQRTLLGCVQARDQFRAESTFRTYLFTVARNELYHHLQRARRDATRLDFSVTSVADLVTTPATRLARSDDNRRVLAAMRELSVEQQTLLELCYWEGLDGPALAEVFGITAGAVRVRLHRAREALRDRLGVGAPDEVLAQAGAAAADRP; the protein is encoded by the coding sequence GTGGATCCGGACCTCGCGCTGCTGCTGCGCTGGCGGGATGGGGACGGCGCCGCCGGCGAGGCGCTGTTCGCCCGGCACCTGCCGAGCCTGGCGCGCTTCTTCACCACGAAGTGCCCCGCGGACGCCGACGATCTGGTCCAGCGGACGCTCCTGGGCTGCGTCCAGGCCCGGGATCAGTTTCGCGCCGAGTCGACGTTCCGGACCTACCTGTTCACCGTGGCCCGCAACGAGCTGTACCACCACCTCCAGCGGGCGCGGCGGGACGCGACGCGGCTCGACTTCTCGGTCACCTCGGTGGCCGATCTCGTCACCACGCCGGCGACCCGGCTGGCCCGCAGCGACGACAACCGCCGCGTGCTGGCGGCCATGCGCGAGCTCTCGGTCGAGCAGCAGACCCTGCTCGAGCTCTGCTACTGGGAGGGCCTCGACGGCCCAGCGCTGGCCGAAGTCTTCGGGATCACAGCGGGCGCGGTCCGGGTCCGGCTGCACCGAGCGCGCGAGGCCCTGCGCGATCGGCTGGGCGTCGGGGCGCCCGACGAGGTCCTGGCGCAGGCCGGCGCGGCCGCCGCCGATCGCCCGTAA
- a CDS encoding serine/threonine protein kinase, whose protein sequence is MEADRAQRGEGERRDRDADGLGARVEDARPEVDPFVARVMAANAARALFGGERVVRVGRYALRRVLGAGGGGSVFVAHDPELDREIAIKLIVAPTPPQRTRALAEGQALARLAHPNVVAVFDVGSVDDRVYLAMELVRGTSLRAYASTASAREVIVAYRQAGEGLVAAHARGLVHGDFKPDNAVIGADGRVRVVDFGLAGAVGADVSGGTPQYMAPELRADTPAAPTHDQYAFAVALGESLRAAGQAPLPRWLAAIVARGSATEVDARFPTMAAMVAALANDPRRRWRRRALIATPLVIGGWPSRSVAAARPWLSRRAMAARGRSRRRGARAAPPRSMRTCAAWARRSRRSRRRRAARPSRCTGATGPAPTTPRAGPRPGARRHG, encoded by the coding sequence GTGGAAGCAGATCGGGCCCAGCGGGGCGAGGGCGAGCGGCGGGACCGCGACGCGGACGGGCTCGGCGCGCGGGTCGAGGACGCGCGCCCGGAGGTCGATCCGTTCGTCGCGCGGGTCATGGCCGCGAACGCGGCGCGGGCGCTGTTCGGCGGCGAGCGCGTGGTCCGCGTTGGGCGGTACGCGCTGCGGCGGGTGCTGGGCGCGGGCGGCGGCGGTTCGGTGTTCGTGGCCCACGACCCCGAGCTCGACCGCGAGATCGCGATCAAGCTGATCGTCGCGCCGACGCCGCCGCAGCGGACCCGGGCGCTGGCCGAGGGCCAGGCGCTGGCCCGGCTCGCCCACCCGAACGTGGTGGCGGTGTTCGACGTCGGCAGCGTCGATGACCGGGTGTACCTGGCGATGGAGCTGGTGCGCGGCACGTCGCTGCGCGCGTACGCGAGCACGGCCAGCGCGCGCGAGGTGATCGTGGCCTACCGCCAGGCGGGCGAGGGGCTGGTCGCGGCCCACGCGCGCGGCCTGGTCCACGGCGACTTCAAGCCTGACAACGCGGTCATCGGCGCCGACGGCCGGGTCCGCGTCGTCGATTTCGGCCTGGCCGGCGCGGTCGGCGCCGACGTCTCGGGCGGGACGCCGCAGTACATGGCGCCGGAGCTGCGCGCCGACACGCCGGCGGCGCCGACCCACGATCAGTACGCGTTCGCGGTGGCGCTGGGCGAGTCGCTGCGCGCGGCCGGGCAGGCCCCGCTGCCGCGGTGGCTCGCGGCGATCGTCGCCCGCGGGAGCGCGACCGAGGTCGACGCGCGCTTTCCGACGATGGCGGCGATGGTCGCGGCGCTGGCCAACGACCCACGCCGACGCTGGCGGCGCCGGGCGCTGATCGCGACCCCGCTGGTGATCGGCGGCTGGCCTTCGCGATCGGTCGCGGCGGCGCGACCGTGGCTCAGCCGGCGTGCGATGGCGGCGCGCGGGCGCTCGCGCCGGCGTGGAGCGAGGGCCGCGCCGCCGAGGTCGATGCGCACCTGCGCGGCCTGGGCACGCCGTTCGCGGCGGTCGCGGCGGCGCCGGGCCGCGAGGCCCTCGCGCTGTACGGGCGCCACTGGGCCGGCGCCTACGACGCCGCGTGCCGGGCCGCGCCCCGGGGCCCGTCGACACGGCTAG
- a CDS encoding SDR family NAD(P)-dependent oxidoreductase, giving the protein MGLIASLTPRGRSGFGAASTAEQVTAGRDLAGKTFLLTGATSGIGLETLRVLHLRGARVLAAARTVDKARAAIAACAPGAVPVACELSEPASVRACVEAVRRDGGALAGIIANAGIMALPTLTVRHGLELQFLTNHLGHFMLITGLLDQLAPDGRVVVVSSTAHRRAPRAGIDFDNLAGERGYTPWGAYGRSKLANLLFAKELARRLGGSGRTANAIHPGVIATNLTRSMGAAVGALWGVVSPVLLKSIPQGAATQCYVACHPAVAGVSGAYFRNCNVARPSALGEDPALAARLWAESERLVAQLG; this is encoded by the coding sequence ATGGGTCTCATCGCCTCGCTGACACCTCGAGGCCGCAGCGGCTTCGGCGCCGCCTCTACCGCCGAGCAGGTCACGGCCGGCCGCGACCTGGCGGGCAAGACCTTCCTGCTGACCGGCGCCACCTCGGGCATCGGGCTCGAGACGCTGCGGGTGCTCCACCTGCGGGGCGCGCGCGTGCTCGCGGCGGCCCGGACCGTCGACAAGGCCCGGGCCGCGATCGCGGCCTGCGCGCCCGGGGCGGTGCCGGTCGCGTGCGAGCTGTCGGAGCCCGCGAGCGTGCGCGCCTGCGTCGAGGCGGTGCGGCGCGACGGCGGTGCGCTGGCGGGGATCATCGCCAACGCCGGGATCATGGCGCTGCCCACGCTGACGGTCCGGCACGGGCTCGAGCTCCAGTTCCTGACCAACCACCTCGGCCACTTCATGCTGATCACCGGCCTGCTCGACCAGCTGGCCCCTGACGGGCGGGTGGTCGTGGTGTCGAGCACCGCGCACCGCCGGGCGCCGCGCGCGGGCATCGACTTTGACAACCTCGCCGGCGAGCGCGGCTACACCCCGTGGGGCGCCTACGGCCGCTCGAAGCTCGCCAACCTGCTCTTCGCCAAGGAGCTCGCGCGGCGGCTCGGCGGCTCCGGACGCACGGCCAACGCGATCCATCCCGGTGTCATCGCGACCAACCTGACCCGGAGCATGGGCGCGGCCGTCGGCGCGCTCTGGGGCGTCGTGTCCCCTGTGCTGCTCAAGTCGATCCCGCAGGGCGCGGCGACGCAGTGCTACGTCGCGTGCCACCCGGCGGTCGCCGGCGTGTCGGGCGCCTACTTCCGCAACTGCAACGTCGCCAGGCCGAGCGCGCTCGGCGAGGACCCGGCGCTGGCGGCCCGCCTCTGGGCCGAGAGCGAGCGGCTCGTGGCCCAGCTGGGGTGA
- a CDS encoding hemerythrin domain-containing protein — protein MSCMPPHVARAEWSSHPHFPSQVLLLGSHENFRRVSREVAALAARPADTAIAEQLFLRWMSAMRSHEAYEEHKLYPFLARRACVDTRPAERGHAALHEAEREVRACFDRCRTSSRARDAGHEAARAALGAALRDHDRLLDAHLRLEEELVIPALLALSPAEFDDYYHSPIGDLLARIPARAGASCS, from the coding sequence ATGAGCTGCATGCCCCCCCACGTGGCGCGCGCCGAGTGGTCGTCGCACCCGCACTTCCCGTCGCAGGTGCTGTTGCTGGGCTCGCACGAGAACTTCCGGCGCGTGAGCCGAGAGGTCGCGGCGCTCGCGGCGCGCCCCGCCGACACGGCCATCGCCGAGCAGCTCTTTCTCCGCTGGATGAGCGCGATGCGCAGCCACGAGGCCTACGAGGAGCACAAGCTCTACCCCTTCCTCGCGCGGCGCGCGTGCGTCGACACCCGCCCTGCCGAGCGAGGCCACGCGGCGCTCCACGAGGCCGAGCGGGAGGTGCGCGCCTGCTTCGACCGCTGCCGCACGTCGTCGCGCGCGCGCGACGCGGGGCACGAGGCGGCCCGCGCGGCGCTGGGCGCGGCGTTGCGCGACCACGACCGGCTGCTCGACGCGCACCTGCGGCTCGAGGAGGAGCTGGTGATCCCCGCGCTCCTGGCGCTCTCGCCCGCCGAGTTCGACGACTACTACCACTCGCCCATCGGCGACCTGCTCGCGCGGATCCCGGCGCGCGCGGGCGCCAGCTGCTCATGA
- a CDS encoding ATP-binding protein — MSKWIGETEESLGRVFDAAETGHVLLLFGEADPLFARRTEDKGATERSANLEVNYLLQRIESFAGIAILTTNLDGSIDDAFRRRLAAHVQFPAPGDEERERLWRALLPAAAPVGADSTRRRWPRASPTLRRPPSATPPWPPVPGRDRGRGDRAAASRARRPRRRAVDGPRAGGIPDVTAGADLDLRGGEVGR, encoded by the coding sequence GTGTCGAAGTGGATCGGCGAGACCGAGGAGTCGCTGGGGCGCGTGTTCGACGCCGCCGAGACCGGGCACGTGTTGCTGCTCTTCGGCGAGGCCGACCCGCTGTTCGCCCGGCGGACCGAGGACAAGGGCGCGACCGAGCGCTCCGCCAACCTCGAGGTCAACTACCTGCTCCAGCGCATCGAGAGCTTCGCCGGCATCGCGATCCTCACGACCAACCTCGACGGCAGCATCGACGACGCGTTCCGACGACGCCTGGCCGCGCACGTCCAGTTCCCAGCGCCCGGGGATGAGGAGCGCGAGCGCCTGTGGCGGGCGCTGCTGCCAGCGGCGGCGCCGGTGGGCGCGGACTCGACGCGTCGACGCTGGCCGCGCGCTTCCCCGACTCTGCGGCGGCCACCATCCGCAACGCCACCCTGGCCGCCGGTTCCTGGCCGCGACCGAGGGCGTGGCGATCGGGCAGCGGCATCTCGAGCACGCCGCCCGCGACGTCGCGCGGTCGATGGGCCGCGTGCTGGCGGGATCCCGGACGTGACCGCGGGCGCGGACCTCGACCTACGCGGGGGCGAGGTCGGTCGATGA